The following proteins are co-located in the Brevibacillus laterosporus DSM 25 genome:
- a CDS encoding DeoR/GlpR family DNA-binding transcription regulator, which yields MLTPERHQLILALLKEKEVVTVHELVDTTNASESTIRRDLSELEEKRYLKRVHGGASILHRKLEEPTVLEKVKKSEQEKVAIAAYAASLIKDKDSIYLDAGTTTEQMIPHITAKQIVIVTNGLNIALTARQYDCKTILIGGELKAGTMAVIGRGAATGMGQYRFDKCFLGMNAFDLTHGFTTPDPEEAYIKQLALSYSDEKYVLCDSQKYGEVTFAKVADINEAMIITDDRINPAEAEKVRKLTRCKVVKL from the coding sequence ATGTTAACTCCAGAACGACATCAACTCATTTTGGCTTTGCTCAAAGAAAAAGAAGTGGTTACTGTTCATGAATTGGTAGATACCACGAATGCATCTGAATCAACTATTCGTCGGGATTTAAGTGAGTTAGAAGAAAAACGTTATTTAAAACGTGTTCATGGTGGAGCTTCTATCTTGCATCGCAAACTCGAAGAACCGACTGTGCTAGAAAAAGTAAAGAAAAGTGAACAGGAAAAAGTAGCGATTGCTGCTTATGCCGCTTCTCTTATCAAGGATAAGGATTCCATTTATTTAGATGCAGGTACGACAACAGAACAGATGATTCCCCACATCACAGCTAAGCAGATCGTAATTGTTACGAACGGTCTTAATATTGCCCTGACTGCTCGACAATATGATTGTAAGACCATTTTAATCGGTGGTGAGTTAAAAGCAGGTACGATGGCCGTGATTGGTAGAGGGGCTGCAACCGGGATGGGGCAATATCGTTTTGATAAATGCTTCCTTGGTATGAATGCCTTTGATCTCACACATGGCTTTACTACTCCTGATCCAGAGGAGGCCTATATCAAGCAATTGGCGCTTTCTTATTCAGATGAGAAGTATGTGCTGTGCGATTCACAAAAGTATGGAGAGGTGACATTTGCCAAAGTAGCGGATATAAACGAAGCGATGATTATTACAGATGATCGCATAAATCCGGCAGAAGCAGAGAAAGTAAGAAAACTAACAAGATGCAAAGTGGTGAAATTATGA
- a CDS encoding helix-turn-helix domain-containing protein, translated as MKREDMEISLSELGRLSGVHKSALARIENGETKQPKLQTIKAIADVLELPYKEIVEHYMKIEQRAEVLQELILEAIEVSQFQLIPNVAQKVLASPNEDTYISLERLYNFVDTIVNNEIKLLLYGEIITYARQHGVPKYIAKGLLQKYLIDREDFKRLEESYKDGEEIAYYVDFLSLDEQITFYYRMALHAHNIKKYEKCIKFGQMGMEKDKTKNDLKESVALAMCNSYVELEDHVSLHLHLDECEKKKYHFIIRCINYYRAIILSQRGDYEKAIPLLQECLEEVIGIRRLYRLNRLLEALSKSKNVDLIRKLIQSEENDFSFNPVTPHQYAQAGMYYKFKGTFLIENGQFDLGIEQLLQSISYYAMIGSYKDIIECSKEIFYYHAFFKRQTKFEIAGKLNELYNEVTMGEKRE; from the coding sequence ATGAAACGAGAAGACATGGAAATAAGTTTATCTGAGTTGGGAAGACTATCGGGAGTTCACAAAAGTGCTTTGGCGAGAATTGAAAATGGTGAAACCAAGCAACCTAAATTACAAACAATCAAGGCTATAGCGGACGTTCTAGAACTTCCTTATAAAGAAATTGTTGAACATTATATGAAAATAGAACAACGTGCCGAGGTTTTACAGGAACTAATTTTAGAAGCGATTGAAGTTTCTCAGTTTCAATTAATCCCTAATGTGGCTCAAAAAGTGCTTGCATCTCCCAATGAGGATACATATATATCATTAGAGCGTCTGTATAATTTTGTTGACACTATTGTAAACAACGAAATTAAGCTATTACTTTATGGTGAAATAATCACATATGCCAGGCAACATGGAGTACCAAAGTATATAGCTAAAGGATTATTGCAAAAATATTTGATTGATAGAGAGGATTTTAAGAGACTTGAAGAGTCATATAAAGATGGAGAAGAAATAGCTTACTATGTTGACTTTTTATCCCTTGACGAACAAATAACTTTTTATTATCGTATGGCACTTCACGCACATAACATTAAAAAGTATGAAAAGTGTATTAAATTTGGTCAAATGGGGATGGAAAAAGACAAAACAAAAAATGATCTTAAAGAAAGTGTAGCATTGGCAATGTGTAATTCTTATGTAGAACTCGAAGACCATGTCAGTCTTCATTTACATTTAGATGAATGTGAAAAAAAGAAATATCATTTCATTATTAGATGTATAAACTATTATCGAGCCATAATTCTTTCACAAAGAGGTGATTATGAAAAAGCTATTCCTTTATTGCAGGAATGTTTAGAAGAAGTTATAGGTATTAGACGCTTGTATCGATTAAACAGGCTGCTAGAAGCTCTATCTAAATCAAAAAATGTCGATCTAATCAGAAAACTAATACAGTCTGAGGAAAACGATTTTTCATTTAATCCAGTTACGCCACACCAATATGCTCAGGCAGGTATGTACTATAAATTTAAAGGAACTTTTCTTATTGAAAATGGGCAATTCGATTTAGGTATAGAACAACTTCTTCAAAGTATATCCTATTATGCTATGATAGGTTCGTATAAGGATATTATTGAATGTTCCAAGGAGATTTTTTATTATCATGCATTCTTCAAAAGACAAACCAAATTTGAAATTGCAGGAAAATTGAATGAATTGTATAATGAAGTTACCATGGGAGAAAAGAGGGAATAA
- a CDS encoding PTS sugar transporter subunit IIA, translating to MLSELLTRDHIQVIEEIPTWEEAIRLAAQPLLDDGSIQDSYIQAMIHNVKELGPYIVIAPDIAIPHSRPENGVNKVGMSFLKCHKPVSFSEKAEHQVRLFFVLAATDNDSHLGALSQLTEVLSDPNSLQTLLTTDSIEEVFQLIQVKNNQ from the coding sequence ATGCTAAGTGAACTATTAACCAGAGACCACATTCAAGTTATTGAAGAAATCCCTACTTGGGAGGAGGCTATACGATTAGCTGCTCAGCCATTACTAGATGATGGAAGCATTCAGGACTCCTACATTCAGGCTATGATTCATAATGTGAAGGAGCTGGGGCCGTATATAGTGATTGCTCCAGACATTGCGATTCCTCATTCGCGTCCTGAGAATGGCGTGAACAAAGTAGGCATGAGCTTTCTGAAATGTCATAAACCGGTTTCCTTTTCAGAAAAAGCAGAGCATCAGGTCAGATTATTCTTTGTGCTGGCAGCTACGGATAATGACTCCCATTTAGGTGCACTATCTCAATTAACAGAAGTATTATCTGATCCAAATTCTTTACAAACCCTGTTAACAACAGATTCTATCGAAGAGGTTTTTCAGCTTATTCAGGTAAAAAATAATCAGTAA
- a CDS encoding PTS sugar transporter subunit IIB yields MKKILVVCGNGLGSSFIVEMNVKKILGELGIEAEVSHTDLASSKTERADLYLGSKDIVGNLEDGSRVVEGLTNILDQNEIREVLKKHF; encoded by the coding sequence ATGAAAAAGATTTTGGTGGTATGCGGAAACGGTCTAGGAAGTAGTTTTATTGTGGAAATGAACGTGAAAAAGATTCTAGGTGAGTTAGGCATTGAAGCGGAAGTATCACATACCGATTTGGCTTCTAGCAAAACAGAGAGAGCTGATCTATATCTAGGCTCTAAAGATATCGTGGGAAATCTTGAAGATGGTTCACGTGTTGTTGAAGGATTAACAAACATTTTGGATCAAAACGAAATTCGTGAAGTCCTGAAAAAACACTTCTAA
- the pfkB gene encoding 1-phosphofructokinase encodes MIYTVSLNPSIDYHIWLPSLQVGRITGATKEIKMAGGKGINVSKVLKNVGKESVALGFIGGFTGEFIAQEMEALDISTSFIKVEGDSRINVKMKAETETDISGVSPEIPAAAFAQLMDQIQSLHKDDYLVLAGSVPKSLNSDTYETMMDVLANKGLQIALDASGDALKRGITKKPFFIKPNHHELGELCGVTIATPIEAYQHAKRIVDQGVENVIVSLAGKGAVFVNQEGAYVAQFPESKPVNSIGAGDSVVAGFLYAKSEQMQEAEAFQFAIACGTATALSEGFCTPTTIAKYLPTIQVAKI; translated from the coding sequence ATGATTTATACGGTAAGTCTTAATCCTTCGATAGACTATCACATCTGGTTGCCAAGCTTGCAAGTAGGAAGAATTACCGGAGCAACAAAAGAAATAAAGATGGCTGGAGGCAAGGGAATTAATGTCTCTAAAGTATTAAAGAATGTAGGAAAAGAATCGGTGGCTCTCGGATTTATTGGTGGATTTACAGGTGAATTTATTGCTCAGGAAATGGAAGCGCTTGATATATCAACTTCTTTCATCAAAGTAGAGGGAGATTCACGAATTAACGTCAAGATGAAAGCGGAGACAGAAACAGATATCAGTGGTGTTTCCCCAGAGATTCCTGCCGCAGCGTTTGCGCAATTGATGGACCAAATCCAGAGTTTGCACAAAGATGATTATTTAGTGTTAGCAGGTAGTGTACCTAAGAGCCTTAACAGTGACACTTACGAAACAATGATGGACGTTCTTGCAAATAAAGGTTTGCAAATTGCACTAGATGCTAGTGGAGATGCTCTAAAAAGGGGCATTACCAAGAAGCCATTTTTTATCAAACCCAACCATCATGAACTAGGCGAATTGTGTGGAGTAACCATTGCCACACCGATAGAAGCCTATCAGCATGCCAAGCGAATAGTTGATCAGGGAGTGGAGAACGTTATTGTTTCTTTGGCAGGCAAAGGAGCGGTCTTTGTAAATCAGGAAGGCGCTTATGTTGCCCAATTTCCCGAGAGTAAGCCTGTTAATTCGATTGGAGCCGGAGATTCTGTAGTTGCAGGATTTTTATACGCTAAAAGCGAGCAGATGCAAGAGGCAGAAGCCTTTCAATTTGCGATTGCTTGTGGTACAGCAACAGCTTTGTCCGAAGGTTTTTGTACACCAACGACTATTGCTAAATACTTGCCAACCATCCAAGTGGCAAAAATATAG
- a CDS encoding glycosyl hydrolase family 18 protein, giving the protein MYLRIPAIHSVGKFSFLLLAFVLFASIFPAILSAKASGATICSAAWDSKMIYTDGKQSSYNGHEWKAKWWTQGETPGTSDVWQDLGACSTDPSTPPDPSNTPPTIPTNVAVTAKTSTSVSLTWNASTDDKQVIGYTVYYNGGLQAVTETKATITNLTPRTTYTFTVKAKDNQGLESEASQGIEVTTDKDTLPPDPAVPCRPAGLYDSGVKNIPYCQAYDQDGREKLANDSKRRIIGYFTSWRTGKNGQSKYLASDIPWKNITHINYAFAHVDSSNRISVGSPTDTTNPALGMTWPEYPDASMDPSLPYKGHFNLLTQLKKKNPGVKTLVSVGGWAESGGYIDESGKRIASGGFYTMTTNADGSVNQSAIDTFATSAVEFLRKYNFEGVDIDYEYPTTMNQAGNPLDWQFSTPRLKGLMAGYDSLLKTLRVKLDQASAEDGKYYMLTVASPSSAYLLRGMESFQALQYLDYVNVMSYDLHGAWNEFVGPNAALFDDGKDGELIKYNIYNTPQYGGIGYLNTDWAYHYMRGMMQAGRINIGVPYYTRGFQNVVGGTDGLWGKAVGKNCPTGQTTCGDGATGVDNIWHDKDENGKEEGAGSNPMWHAKNLEKGIAGSYLRDHGIPNPVLTGTYKRNYDSTLVAPWLWNAQKKVFLSTEDEQSISAKADYVMKNGIGGILIWEMAGDYDWYKDRNDGKGEYYMGSTLTKLMHSKFVAATPYDTSNSKTPLPADKLALQIKVTGFQQGDQNYPINPTLKITNNSNLTITGGSVIEFDVPTSTSAQFSSYSGDSVKLISAGHTGPNIGGLKGDFHRVAVTIPTWKSVAPGQSIDMSIVYYVPISGPTNYTITIDGKKYTITDK; this is encoded by the coding sequence ATGTATCTACGTATTCCTGCTATTCATTCAGTCGGAAAATTCAGTTTTTTGTTGTTAGCCTTCGTGCTTTTTGCAAGTATCTTCCCGGCAATTCTATCAGCTAAGGCATCTGGAGCAACGATTTGCTCTGCTGCATGGGACAGTAAAATGATTTACACAGATGGAAAACAATCTTCTTACAACGGCCATGAATGGAAGGCAAAATGGTGGACACAAGGTGAAACGCCAGGTACCAGTGATGTGTGGCAGGACCTTGGTGCCTGCTCTACAGATCCCAGTACTCCACCTGATCCTTCTAACACTCCCCCTACCATACCTACCAATGTAGCTGTAACAGCAAAAACCTCCACAAGTGTTTCTCTCACATGGAATGCTTCTACCGATGACAAACAAGTGATAGGCTATACGGTTTATTATAACGGTGGTTTGCAAGCGGTTACAGAAACCAAAGCTACAATCACGAATCTGACCCCCCGTACCACATACACGTTCACAGTAAAGGCAAAAGATAATCAAGGATTGGAATCTGAGGCTAGTCAAGGAATCGAGGTCACTACAGATAAAGACACTTTACCACCTGATCCAGCAGTGCCCTGCCGGCCAGCAGGTCTATATGATTCTGGCGTAAAAAACATTCCTTATTGCCAAGCATATGACCAAGATGGACGTGAAAAGCTAGCTAATGATTCGAAGCGACGTATAATTGGTTACTTTACTAGCTGGAGAACAGGAAAAAATGGACAATCTAAATATTTAGCTTCCGATATCCCATGGAAAAATATAACGCATATTAACTACGCCTTTGCCCATGTTGACAGTAGTAACCGCATATCTGTTGGTTCTCCTACTGATACAACGAATCCAGCGTTAGGCATGACTTGGCCGGAGTATCCGGATGCATCTATGGACCCTTCCCTACCCTATAAAGGTCACTTCAATTTGCTAACACAATTGAAGAAAAAAAATCCTGGCGTAAAAACCCTTGTTTCCGTTGGTGGATGGGCTGAATCAGGTGGTTACATTGATGAGAGTGGAAAGCGAATTGCTTCTGGAGGCTTTTACACGATGACAACGAATGCAGATGGTTCTGTTAATCAGTCTGCAATTGACACATTCGCTACCTCTGCTGTTGAATTTTTACGCAAATATAATTTTGAAGGAGTAGACATCGACTACGAATACCCAACTACAATGAACCAAGCGGGCAATCCATTAGATTGGCAGTTTTCCACACCACGCTTAAAAGGGCTAATGGCAGGCTATGACTCCTTATTAAAAACCTTGCGAGTCAAGCTGGATCAGGCATCCGCTGAGGACGGAAAATATTATATGCTAACCGTGGCATCCCCCTCTTCTGCTTATTTATTACGTGGAATGGAATCCTTCCAAGCCTTGCAGTATCTCGATTATGTGAATGTAATGTCCTATGATCTTCACGGAGCATGGAATGAATTCGTTGGCCCTAACGCTGCGTTATTTGATGATGGAAAAGATGGAGAGTTAATCAAATATAACATCTATAATACACCTCAATATGGAGGTATTGGCTATCTCAATACAGATTGGGCTTACCATTACATGCGTGGGATGATGCAGGCAGGACGAATAAACATCGGGGTTCCCTACTATACTCGTGGCTTCCAAAATGTTGTGGGAGGAACAGATGGATTATGGGGAAAAGCTGTAGGCAAAAATTGTCCAACTGGACAAACCACTTGCGGTGATGGTGCTACAGGTGTTGATAACATCTGGCATGATAAAGATGAGAATGGCAAAGAAGAAGGGGCAGGTTCAAATCCAATGTGGCATGCCAAAAATCTTGAAAAAGGGATTGCTGGCTCCTATCTGAGGGATCACGGAATTCCAAATCCAGTATTGACAGGTACCTATAAGCGTAACTATGATTCGACTCTTGTTGCACCTTGGCTATGGAATGCCCAGAAGAAAGTTTTTCTATCTACTGAGGATGAACAATCTATTAGTGCCAAAGCAGATTATGTAATGAAAAATGGGATTGGTGGAATCTTGATTTGGGAAATGGCAGGTGACTATGACTGGTACAAGGATCGTAATGACGGTAAGGGAGAATACTACATGGGTTCTACTTTAACGAAATTGATGCATAGCAAATTTGTGGCAGCAACGCCGTACGATACTTCGAACAGCAAGACCCCTCTTCCAGCCGATAAACTAGCCCTACAGATAAAGGTCACTGGATTTCAACAAGGCGATCAAAATTACCCAATCAATCCTACGCTAAAAATAACCAATAACAGTAATCTAACGATCACAGGTGGCTCTGTCATTGAGTTCGATGTGCCTACTTCTACCTCAGCCCAATTTAGTAGCTACAGTGGGGATAGTGTAAAACTGATTTCTGCTGGTCATACGGGGCCAAACATTGGTGGATTAAAGGGTGATTTTCACCGTGTGGCAGTAACCATTCCTACCTGGAAATCAGTAGCTCCTGGCCAAAGTATAGATATGAGCATCGTCTATTACGTGCCAATAAGCGGGCCTACCAATTATACCATTACAATTGATGGAAAAAAATATACCATTACTGATAAGTAA
- a CDS encoding PTS ascorbate transporter subunit IIC, protein MLDFLMNDILGTPAILVGLFALFGLLLQKKNIADIIAGTLKTTMGFIILGGGASILIGSLDAFSKIFTEAFHINGVIPNNEAIVAIAQQTFGKETAMIMFFGMVANILFARFTPFKYIFLTGHHTLFMACLLSAVLSTGGFTGAPLVMIGSVLLGALMVLSPAITQPYTRKVTGSDDFAMGHFGSFGYVTAGFIGAKFGNKAKSTEDIKVPKSLGFLRDTSISISLTMALLYLIIAPFAGQSFIETQLSNGQNFIVYSFIQAITFAAGVYIVLAGVRMLIAEIIPAFKGIADKIVPNAKPALDCPTIFPFAPNAVIIGFLASFVAGLIAMFILPVIGLKVIVPGVVGHFFTGAAAGVYGNATGGRRGAIIGAFVNGLLISILPALLLPVLGGLGFEGSTFGDADFGIVGIILGKMITLFQ, encoded by the coding sequence ATGCTAGATTTTCTGATGAACGATATTTTAGGAACACCTGCGATCTTGGTCGGACTCTTCGCTTTATTCGGCTTGTTGCTCCAAAAGAAAAATATTGCTGACATCATCGCAGGTACTTTGAAAACCACTATGGGTTTTATTATCCTAGGTGGTGGAGCTAGCATTTTAATTGGCTCTTTAGACGCTTTTAGCAAAATATTTACAGAAGCTTTTCATATTAACGGGGTTATTCCAAACAACGAGGCGATTGTAGCCATTGCTCAACAAACGTTTGGGAAAGAAACAGCGATGATCATGTTCTTTGGAATGGTAGCTAATATTTTGTTTGCACGTTTTACCCCGTTTAAATATATTTTCTTAACGGGTCATCATACGCTGTTCATGGCTTGTTTGTTATCCGCAGTATTATCCACAGGTGGTTTTACTGGTGCACCGTTAGTTATGATTGGATCGGTTTTATTGGGAGCTTTGATGGTTTTATCTCCAGCAATTACACAACCATATACACGTAAAGTAACCGGTTCTGACGATTTCGCCATGGGTCACTTTGGATCATTTGGATACGTAACAGCGGGCTTTATTGGAGCAAAGTTTGGCAATAAAGCAAAATCCACAGAAGATATTAAAGTTCCAAAATCTCTTGGTTTCCTACGTGATACATCGATTTCTATCTCTTTGACGATGGCGCTCTTGTATTTGATTATTGCACCATTTGCTGGGCAAAGCTTTATCGAGACCCAACTTTCTAACGGACAAAACTTCATTGTATACTCCTTTATTCAAGCAATCACTTTTGCAGCTGGTGTGTATATTGTTCTAGCTGGGGTACGGATGTTGATTGCAGAAATTATTCCTGCCTTTAAAGGGATTGCCGATAAAATTGTACCAAATGCAAAACCAGCGCTCGATTGCCCAACTATATTTCCATTTGCACCAAACGCCGTTATTATTGGTTTCCTAGCTAGTTTTGTGGCAGGTCTAATCGCCATGTTTATCTTGCCAGTGATTGGTCTTAAGGTTATCGTTCCTGGTGTTGTAGGTCACTTCTTCACAGGTGCCGCCGCAGGTGTTTACGGAAATGCTACAGGTGGACGACGAGGTGCGATCATCGGTGCTTTTGTAAATGGGTTATTGATCTCTATCTTGCCAGCTCTATTATTACCGGTACTGGGTGGACTAGGTTTTGAAGGTTCTACGTTTGGTGATGCTGACTTTGGAATTGTAGGGATTATTCTTGGAAAAATGATTACGTTGTTTCAATAG
- a CDS encoding PTS fructose transporter subunit IIABC produces MRILDMLRADTIVMHLSATSKAEVIQELIDQLDQADCLNDKEGMREAILAREAHASTGIGEGIAIPHAKTEAVKKPSIAFGYSREGIDYDALDGQKSHLFFMIAATADANQAHLETLAHLSEMLMDESFRQELTQATIKEELLKMIARKEKESHNVEEPSVLPGETGGVKVVAVTACPTGIAHTYMAADALKKKAEEMGIAIRVETNGSGGAKNKLTSEEIEQADAVIVAADKQVDMDRFKGKVVIEVPVADGIRKAEDLIKRAINQDGPVYQGSTSSADSSEDKSGRSGFYKHLMSGVSNMLPLVVGGGIIIAISFMFGINAANPDDPTFSPIAKLLSDIGGGSAFKLMIPVLAGYIAMSIADRPGLAPGLVGGWLAAETGSGFLGGLIAGFLAGYLVVGLKKVFSGLPQSLEGIKPTLLYPLFGILLTGLVMLGVVSQPVAALNNWLTDWLSNMGQGNAVILGIVIGAMMAVDMGGPVNKAAFTFGIAMIAAGNYGPHAAIMAAGMTPPLGIALATTLFKKKFTAQEREAGKTAYILGASFITEGAIPFAAADPTRIIPATVLGSAVAGGLSMFFGCTLPAPHGGMFVLPVVGNLGMYIVSILVGTLITALMINILKKEVHE; encoded by the coding sequence ATGCGTATCTTAGACATGCTGCGAGCAGATACTATTGTTATGCACCTATCTGCAACCTCCAAGGCAGAGGTCATTCAAGAACTGATTGACCAATTGGACCAAGCAGATTGCCTGAACGACAAAGAAGGAATGAGAGAAGCAATATTAGCTCGTGAAGCTCATGCTTCAACAGGAATTGGTGAAGGAATTGCTATTCCCCATGCCAAAACCGAAGCGGTAAAAAAACCAAGTATTGCGTTTGGCTACTCCCGTGAAGGAATAGATTACGATGCATTGGACGGACAAAAATCGCATTTATTTTTCATGATTGCAGCTACTGCCGATGCTAACCAGGCGCACTTAGAAACCTTGGCACACCTGTCTGAAATGCTCATGGACGAGTCCTTCCGACAAGAATTGACTCAGGCTACGATCAAGGAAGAATTATTAAAAATGATTGCGAGAAAAGAAAAGGAAAGTCATAATGTAGAGGAGCCCTCTGTTTTACCAGGTGAAACAGGAGGAGTAAAAGTTGTCGCCGTGACAGCTTGTCCAACAGGGATCGCTCACACATATATGGCAGCCGATGCTTTGAAAAAGAAGGCAGAAGAAATGGGCATAGCCATCCGTGTAGAGACAAATGGTTCCGGTGGTGCAAAGAATAAATTGACATCTGAAGAGATTGAACAGGCAGATGCGGTAATCGTTGCTGCTGACAAACAGGTCGATATGGACAGGTTTAAGGGCAAGGTAGTGATTGAAGTGCCGGTAGCTGATGGAATTCGTAAGGCAGAGGACTTGATTAAACGAGCAATAAATCAAGATGGCCCAGTCTACCAAGGTAGCACGTCTTCCGCAGATTCCTCTGAAGATAAGTCAGGCAGATCAGGTTTTTACAAGCATTTGATGAGCGGTGTATCCAACATGCTACCATTGGTGGTTGGTGGAGGTATCATCATCGCTATTAGCTTTATGTTTGGGATTAATGCAGCCAATCCGGATGATCCCACTTTTAGCCCGATTGCCAAGCTGCTGAGTGACATCGGTGGTGGTTCCGCTTTCAAACTGATGATCCCTGTATTAGCGGGTTATATTGCCATGAGTATTGCTGATCGACCAGGTTTAGCCCCTGGTTTAGTTGGTGGATGGCTAGCCGCGGAAACAGGCTCTGGATTTTTAGGTGGATTAATTGCTGGTTTCCTTGCAGGTTATTTGGTGGTAGGATTGAAAAAAGTGTTTTCTGGTTTGCCTCAGTCTCTTGAAGGTATTAAACCAACTCTGTTGTACCCGTTGTTTGGTATTTTGCTAACAGGTCTAGTCATGCTTGGCGTTGTTTCACAACCGGTCGCAGCACTTAATAACTGGTTAACAGATTGGTTAAGTAATATGGGACAAGGAAATGCTGTCATTCTTGGTATTGTAATCGGTGCCATGATGGCTGTTGATATGGGCGGTCCTGTGAATAAAGCAGCATTTACATTCGGTATCGCTATGATTGCAGCAGGAAACTATGGTCCACACGCAGCAATTATGGCTGCTGGGATGACACCTCCATTAGGAATTGCATTGGCAACGACTTTGTTCAAAAAGAAATTTACTGCACAGGAAAGAGAAGCAGGTAAAACCGCATATATTTTAGGAGCTTCCTTCATCACGGAGGGTGCAATTCCGTTTGCAGCAGCTGACCCAACACGCATAATTCCGGCAACAGTTCTGGGCTCCGCTGTAGCAGGTGGCTTGTCGATGTTCTTTGGATGTACACTACCAGCACCTCATGGAGGAATGTTTGTTCTTCCAGTTGTAGGTAATCTTGGGATGTATATTGTGTCAATTTTGGTAGGAACATTGATTACTGCCTTGATGATCAATATACTAAAAAAAGAAGTTCATGAATAA
- a CDS encoding HPr family phosphocarrier protein, whose protein sequence is MLTKTCVIQNPAGLHARPATMFVQKATSFSCDVNLIKGTKKINGKSIMGVMTLAAKKGDEIVLEVSGENEAQALEELGAILESAKE, encoded by the coding sequence ATGTTAACAAAAACTTGCGTAATTCAAAACCCTGCTGGCTTGCATGCTCGTCCAGCAACAATGTTCGTACAAAAGGCAACTTCTTTCTCTTGCGATGTAAATTTAATTAAAGGCACAAAAAAAATTAACGGCAAAAGCATCATGGGTGTTATGACACTTGCAGCGAAAAAAGGCGATGAAATCGTACTTGAAGTAAGTGGCGAAAACGAAGCTCAAGCTCTTGAGGAATTGGGCGCGATCCTAGAAAGTGCAAAAGAATAG
- a CDS encoding DJ-1/PfpI family protein encodes MNKKQGFRLGVYIFKDAEVIDYAAPYGVFSVARRFDPELDVFLVADAMKPIQTQAGLTVHPNYSFNDMPDLDAFLIPGGFGTRQETNNKRLHQYIRSLPETTLLTSVCTGSWIYGRMGLLDGIPATNRKEPDHLEATDMGKVPIDRLAEIAPACKISRARIVDTGRIITAGGIASGMEMGFHLLKRAGYDENFISEVARVMEYKVAYDNYKGDIEYFDC; translated from the coding sequence ATGAACAAAAAACAAGGATTTAGATTAGGCGTGTACATTTTTAAAGACGCAGAGGTTATTGATTACGCAGCTCCCTACGGTGTATTTTCGGTAGCTCGAAGATTTGACCCTGAATTGGATGTTTTTCTTGTAGCAGACGCGATGAAACCAATTCAAACTCAAGCGGGATTAACTGTACACCCCAACTATAGCTTCAATGACATGCCCGATTTGGATGCCTTTTTAATTCCTGGTGGCTTTGGTACTCGGCAGGAAACGAATAATAAGCGACTACACCAATACATTCGATCTCTTCCTGAAACAACTCTGCTTACAAGTGTATGTACAGGCTCATGGATTTACGGCAGAATGGGGCTTCTCGATGGTATCCCTGCAACAAATCGTAAAGAGCCAGATCATTTGGAGGCTACGGACATGGGCAAGGTACCAATCGATCGATTAGCTGAAATTGCACCAGCTTGCAAAATCAGTCGTGCTCGTATAGTTGATACTGGCAGAATTATAACCGCAGGCGGGATTGCTTCTGGTATGGAAATGGGCTTTCATTTGTTAAAAAGAGCAGGCTATGATGAAAACTTTATTTCTGAAGTAGCTCGCGTTATGGAGTATAAAGTAGCATATGACAACTACAAGGGTGATATTGAATATTTTGATTGTTAG